From Candidatus Poribacteria bacterium, one genomic window encodes:
- a CDS encoding aldo/keto reductase yields MSDRRIDRRGFLKTVGAGVALAGAGSRMRVSAEPTTSALETRPLGSTGFRASVLGIGVAPLGIKNTGAPEFESVVDAALDAGINYVDAAPNYGNAEERLGPVMARRRDGLFLVTKVEEPTKSGAIRQIENSLRQMRTDRIDAVHLHNMGGFDADAVMGPDGALAGIEDARARGLVRFAGISGHMRPNSFLRAIESGRIDLVMPAMNFVDRHTYNFEETVLPAARERHVAVVAMKVLGGAIGMRYHVPTPALLTGEHYKRAIRYALELEGVSSLVIGMKSVDELEAALRVVREAKPLSVDDRQALARDGKRLAAEWGEHFGPVA; encoded by the coding sequence ATGTCTGACCGCCGCATCGATCGGAGAGGGTTCCTCAAGACCGTCGGGGCGGGTGTCGCGCTGGCTGGGGCGGGAAGCCGAATGCGCGTCTCCGCAGAGCCGACGACGTCCGCGCTGGAGACGCGTCCCCTGGGGAGCACGGGCTTCCGCGCCTCGGTGCTGGGGATCGGCGTCGCGCCGCTGGGGATCAAGAATACGGGGGCTCCCGAGTTCGAGTCGGTCGTGGACGCGGCTCTGGACGCCGGGATCAACTACGTCGATGCCGCGCCCAACTACGGGAATGCCGAGGAGCGGCTCGGACCCGTCATGGCGCGTCGGCGCGACGGACTGTTTCTCGTGACCAAGGTCGAGGAGCCCACGAAGTCAGGCGCGATCCGCCAGATCGAGAATAGCCTCCGCCAGATGCGCACCGACCGGATCGATGCGGTGCATCTCCACAACATGGGCGGCTTCGACGCCGACGCCGTGATGGGCCCCGATGGAGCCCTCGCCGGGATCGAGGACGCGAGGGCGCGCGGACTGGTGCGGTTCGCAGGGATCAGCGGGCACATGCGACCGAACTCGTTCCTCCGAGCGATCGAGAGCGGGCGCATCGATCTGGTCATGCCCGCGATGAACTTCGTCGACCGGCATACCTACAACTTCGAGGAGACTGTCCTTCCGGCTGCGCGGGAACGGCACGTCGCCGTCGTCGCGATGAAGGTCCTCGGCGGAGCCATCGGAATGCGCTACCATGTGCCGACACCCGCACTCCTCACGGGCGAGCACTACAAACGCGCGATCCGGTACGCGCTGGAGCTCGAAGGCGTGTCGTCGCTGGTGATCGGCATGAAGTCCGTCGATGAACTGGAAGCCGCCCTCCGCGTCGTGCGCGAAGCCAAGCCTCTGTCTGTGGACGACCGC